AACAGCTGATCGTGACGCCTGACAGAAAGTTTGAGTTCATACCCAAACTGGGCGATCAGGTGATCGTTTTCGGCGACGGTGCCGACATTGAAAAAAAATTCACCAAACTGCTGGCTTTTTACAAGGAAGGACTGAATAAGGTAGGTTGGAATAATTATTCGCGGATCAACATCGCTTTTGAGAATGAAGTCGTATGTACGCGTAAGGATGGTGTAGCACCGTTACAACCGGTGATACCCAAAGACACGGTCAAACAGTTTGTGCCTGACGAAGCGCCTATCGCTGAAAGCGAAGACAGCGCAGAAAAAACAACGGCAGCCAAACCACCAGAACATGCACCGGTGACTGCCAAACCGGTCGTCAAACCGGCAGCGAAACCAGCGGCTAAACCCGCAGCTGCCCACAACAAAACAACGGCAAAAGCGCCAGAGAAGAAAGCAAAACCAGAGAAAGCGGCGCCCAAGCAACAACCTAAAGCAGTGTATAAGCCAGGGAATAAATCTGTTAACACATCAAAAAAACAAACAACGCCATGAATCAGGAAGCTCCCATCATTGTAGGTCTCGATATCGGAACTACGAAGATTGCTGCCATAGCAGGACGGAAGAATGAATACGGGAAACTGGAAATCCTGGGATTCGGTAAAGCTACATCGTTTGGTGTGCAGCACGGTATGGTGCTGAACATTGACCAGACCATCAAAGCCATCAGGCAAGCCCTGGAAAACTGTTATGCATCCAGCCCCCATCTGGAAATCAATGAAGTATATGTCGGTATCGCCGGTCATCATATCAAAAGTTTGCAAACCCGTGGTGATATTGTCCGCAATGATGTTGACGCGGAAATATCCCAGAAAGATATTGACCAGCTGATCAACGATCAGTATAAAACAGTCATTCCCGCGAGTGATCAGATCATTGATGTGATCCCACAGCAATATATTGTGGACAGTCTGCAGAACATCACCTATCCTATCGGTATGTCCGGTGTGAAGGTGGGCGCTAACTTCCATATCATCACCGGCGACAAAAACGCCATCCGCAACATTAACCGCAGCGTGGAAAAATCCGGCCTCAAAATCCGCGATCTCGTGCTGCAGCCGCTGGCATCTGCCGCAGCCGTGATGTGCGATATGGACTTTGAAGCAGGCGTGGCTATCGTAGACATTGGTGGTGGCACCACCGACCTGGCGGTGTTCTACGAAGGCATCCTGAAACATACTGCCGTTATTCCCTATGGTGGCGAAAATATTACCAACGATATCAAAAATGGTCTGGGTGTGTTGAAAACACAGGCCGAACAGATGAAAGTACAATTCGGTTATGCACTGGCCGATGAAGCTAAAAGCAACGCTTATATTACCATTCCTGGTTTACGCGGACAAAGCCCCAAAGAAATATCCGTTAAAAACCTGGCACATATTATCCAGGCCCGTATGAGTGAAATACTCGATTTCGTAGTATATCACCTCAAACAAATCGGGATGGACAATAAAATGCTGAATGGTGGTATTATCCTCACCGGTGGCGGTTCCCAGCTGAAACACCTGATCCAGCTGACGGAATATACTACCGGCGCCAGCGCACGCATCGGTTTCCCCAACGAACATCTGGCCAGCGGCCTGTTCGACGAAGAACTGACCAAACCCATGTACGCCACCTGCGTAGGCTTGATCCTCAAAGGCTACAATGATTTTGAAAATGACCGTAAATCACTGGAAGAAAATTATATAAAAATTAATACCAGTTACCTCGCGAAAGAACAAGCCGCCCAGTCGGTAGCCCAACAGGAAGAATGGGAGGAAGAAGCCCCCACCACACAGGAAATACAGGACAGAAAAGCCAAAGAAAGGAACGCTTCGCTGAAGAATTTCCTGGATAAAATGAAAACGAAGATCATTGACATGTTTACAGAAGAAGAAGATGCAAAACTGTAAATGTGAAATGGCGCAATTGTTGTGAACTGCAAACGTTTATTATATAAGAACAAAGAACGATAATTAATAATGATAGGACAAATGAACCATATTAACGGCAAAGAATACACGCTTATAACACCGAACATGTTCATTATTAATTATCCGTACTAACCCATAAAAGTATAGAGTCATGATACATTTTGATCTTCCTAAGGAAA
The Chitinophaga varians genome window above contains:
- the ftsA gene encoding cell division protein FtsA, translating into MNQEAPIIVGLDIGTTKIAAIAGRKNEYGKLEILGFGKATSFGVQHGMVLNIDQTIKAIRQALENCYASSPHLEINEVYVGIAGHHIKSLQTRGDIVRNDVDAEISQKDIDQLINDQYKTVIPASDQIIDVIPQQYIVDSLQNITYPIGMSGVKVGANFHIITGDKNAIRNINRSVEKSGLKIRDLVLQPLASAAAVMCDMDFEAGVAIVDIGGGTTDLAVFYEGILKHTAVIPYGGENITNDIKNGLGVLKTQAEQMKVQFGYALADEAKSNAYITIPGLRGQSPKEISVKNLAHIIQARMSEILDFVVYHLKQIGMDNKMLNGGIILTGGGSQLKHLIQLTEYTTGASARIGFPNEHLASGLFDEELTKPMYATCVGLILKGYNDFENDRKSLEENYIKINTSYLAKEQAAQSVAQQEEWEEEAPTTQEIQDRKAKERNASLKNFLDKMKTKIIDMFTEEEDAKL